From a single Spongiibacter taiwanensis genomic region:
- the serC gene encoding 3-phosphoserine/phosphohydroxythreonine transaminase, translating into MTRRYNFCAGPAAMPESVLAQARDEMLDWQGRGLSVMEMSHRSDEMVGIATEAEQDLRELLGISDDYAVLFVQGGASSQFAAIPLNLMAEGQTADYINTGEWSKKAIKEAKRFGQVNVAASSEDTNFSTIPAFDRWQLTDNAAYVHYTPNETIGGVEFFWTPEVAAPLVADMSSTILSRPIDVNKFGLIYAGAQKNIGPAGLTIVIVRKDLLGKAQSITPTMLNYQTAADNDSMYNTPPTMAWYLSGLVFKWLKKQGGLEAMEIINRRKAEKLYGYIDGSDFYSNPVEVASRSLMNIPFVLADAALDKAFLKGAEEAGLLNLKGHRSVGGMRASVYNAVPESAVDALIHYMKDFAQTKG; encoded by the coding sequence ATGACACGACGCTACAATTTCTGCGCGGGCCCGGCGGCCATGCCTGAATCCGTTTTGGCCCAGGCTCGAGATGAAATGCTGGACTGGCAGGGCAGGGGCCTGTCGGTAATGGAGATGAGTCACCGCAGCGATGAGATGGTGGGTATTGCCACCGAGGCGGAGCAGGATCTGCGCGAACTGCTCGGTATCTCTGATGATTACGCAGTGTTGTTTGTCCAGGGCGGTGCCAGCAGTCAATTTGCGGCCATCCCGTTGAACCTGATGGCTGAAGGCCAGACAGCGGACTATATCAACACCGGTGAGTGGTCCAAAAAGGCCATCAAGGAAGCCAAGCGCTTTGGTCAGGTCAACGTGGCGGCGTCCTCTGAAGATACGAATTTCTCCACCATTCCCGCCTTTGATCGCTGGCAGCTGACCGATAACGCGGCCTACGTGCACTACACCCCAAACGAAACCATTGGCGGTGTTGAGTTCTTCTGGACACCCGAGGTAGCCGCGCCACTGGTGGCGGATATGTCGTCAACGATTCTGTCTCGTCCTATCGACGTGAACAAATTCGGTCTGATTTACGCCGGTGCCCAAAAGAACATTGGCCCTGCTGGTCTGACGATCGTTATTGTACGCAAGGATTTGCTGGGTAAGGCGCAAAGCATCACCCCGACCATGCTGAATTACCAAACGGCAGCGGACAATGACTCCATGTACAACACCCCGCCGACCATGGCCTGGTACCTGTCGGGGCTGGTGTTCAAATGGCTGAAAAAGCAGGGCGGCCTGGAAGCGATGGAGATCATCAATCGTCGCAAGGCGGAAAAGCTCTACGGTTATATTGATGGTAGCGATTTCTACAGTAACCCGGTGGAAGTGGCGAGCCGCTCACTCATGAATATTCCCTTTGTTCTGGCTGACGCTGCGCTGGATAAAGCCTTCCTGAAAGGGGCAGAAGAAGCGGGGCTGCTGAACCTGAAAGGTCATCGCTCGGTGGGCGGCATGCGTGCCAGTGTCTACAATGCGGTGCCGGAATCAGCCGTGGATGCGTTGATTCACTACATGAAAGATTTCGCCCAAACCAAGGGCTAA
- a CDS encoding TRZ/ATZ family hydrolase — translation MSEAIPTVADTLIFPRWILPITDGDPILENHALAISGGVITAILPSEQARSVVAKERVDLPGQIVLPGLINAHGHAAMSLLRGMADDYPLMTWLNDHIWPTEGRWVSEEFVRDGAALALAEMLKTGTTCFSDMYFFPEVAAELTHRIGMRAQFAFPIFDFPCAWGSGPDEYFAKGLTLRDKYKQSDLISIAFGPHAPYTVGDAALSRVAMLSAETEAPVQIHLHETQTEVDDAVGADGRRPIQRLADLGLLTPRTQCVHLAAVSDEDVALLATHGSHAIHCPESNLKLASGFSPVEKMRRAGINVALGTDGAASNNDLDLLGEMRTAALLAKAVAGDATALPDMAALRCATLNGAKALGIDHLVGSLEVGKQADLISIDLTDLAQQPLYSPSSQMVYSNVSHRVRNSWIKGQRMLDNGALTQLDSQELAAKAEYWRQRISGV, via the coding sequence ATGTCCGAGGCCATCCCCACCGTCGCCGACACGCTTATTTTTCCTCGCTGGATACTGCCGATTACCGATGGCGACCCGATTCTGGAGAACCACGCCCTCGCCATCAGCGGCGGGGTGATCACGGCCATTCTCCCCAGCGAACAAGCCCGCAGCGTGGTGGCCAAAGAACGCGTCGATCTGCCGGGCCAGATTGTTTTACCCGGGCTCATCAACGCCCACGGCCACGCCGCCATGAGCCTGCTTCGCGGCATGGCCGACGACTACCCGCTGATGACCTGGCTGAATGATCATATCTGGCCAACCGAGGGCCGCTGGGTAAGCGAGGAGTTTGTCCGCGACGGTGCCGCCCTGGCCCTGGCAGAAATGCTCAAAACCGGCACCACCTGTTTCAGCGACATGTATTTCTTCCCGGAGGTGGCAGCGGAGCTCACTCACCGCATCGGCATGCGCGCCCAATTCGCGTTTCCAATATTCGATTTCCCCTGCGCCTGGGGCAGCGGCCCCGACGAGTACTTTGCCAAGGGCCTGACCCTGCGCGACAAATACAAACAAAGCGACCTGATCAGCATTGCGTTCGGCCCTCATGCACCTTACACCGTTGGCGATGCGGCCCTCAGTCGGGTTGCCATGCTCAGCGCCGAAACCGAGGCCCCGGTGCAGATTCACCTGCACGAGACCCAAACCGAGGTCGACGATGCGGTAGGCGCGGATGGCCGCCGCCCCATTCAACGTCTGGCAGACCTGGGGCTGCTAACACCGCGAACCCAGTGCGTTCACCTGGCCGCCGTCAGCGATGAGGATGTCGCACTGCTGGCCACCCATGGCAGCCATGCTATTCATTGCCCCGAATCCAACCTGAAATTAGCCAGCGGCTTTTCGCCGGTCGAGAAAATGCGCCGGGCGGGTATCAACGTCGCCCTGGGCACTGATGGCGCCGCCAGCAACAATGACCTAGACCTGCTGGGCGAAATGCGCACCGCCGCACTGCTCGCCAAGGCGGTCGCCGGGGACGCCACCGCCCTACCCGATATGGCGGCCCTGCGCTGCGCAACGCTCAACGGCGCCAAAGCACTGGGCATCGACCACCTGGTTGGCAGCCTGGAAGTCGGCAAGCAAGCGGACCTGATCAGCATTGACCTGACCGACCTGGCCCAGCAGCCCCTCTACTCGCCCAGCTCGCAGATGGTCTACAGCAATGTCAGCCACCGGGTTCGCAATAGCTGGATAAAGGGTCAGCGGATGCTGGATAATGGCGCCCTCACCCAGTTGGACAGTCAGGAACTGGCCGCCAAGGCCGAGTATTGGCGCCAGCGTATTAGTGGAGTTTGA
- the gyrA gene encoding DNA gyrase subunit A: MADLAKEILPVNIEDELKQSYLDYAMSVIVGRALPDVRDGLKPVHRRVLFAMSELSNDWNKGYKKSARVVGDVIGKYHPHGDSAVYDTIVRMAQPFSLRYMLVDGQGNFGSIDGDNAAAMRYTEIRMQKLSHELLADLEKETVDWVPNYDGTEQIPAVLPTKVPNLLINGSSGIAVGMATNIPPHNLAEVVNACLAVLDNPDITVEELMEFVPGPDFPTAAIINGRAGIVEAYKTGRGRIYVRARAEVISNEKTNKDTIIITELPYQVNKARLIEKIAELVKEKKIEGISELRDESDKDGLRVVVEMKRGESGEVVLNNLYAQTQLQNVFGINIVALVDNQPRILNLKELLDYFIRHRREVVTRRTVYLLRKARERGHVLEGLAVAIANIDEIIATIKASATTQDARDNLIGRPWELGSVSAMLERAGESACRPDDLEEGLGVRDGKYYLSAAQVQAILDLRLQKLTGLEHEKLLEEYKLKLDEIAEYLNILGDHTALLAVIRGELQQVVADFGDDRRTEIVASQLDLTHEDLIPEEDRVVTISHGGYAKSQPLDSYAAQRRGGMGKSATAVKEEDFVEHLLVANTHDTILCFSNIGKVYWLKVYQIPVAGRNSRGRPMINLLPLDDGERITSILPVHEYTEGYFIFMATEQGTVKKTPLEAFSRPRSVGLRALELDEGDVLIGTAITDGKDDVVLLTSAGKAARFQEGDVRAMGRTARGVRGVRMDDGQKVIAMLIPKEGGRVLTVSENGYGKRTSVEDFPCKGRGSRGVIAMAITERNGDLVGAVQVFDGDDLMLITDQGTLVRTRTDEISLLGRNTQGVRVIRLREDEHLVGVQRVAEDDVVAEVDGDAGGDGESAVTAPTDAGDGDAAPTSDA, translated from the coding sequence ATGGCTGATTTAGCTAAAGAAATTCTTCCCGTAAATATCGAGGACGAGCTTAAGCAGTCCTACCTTGATTACGCCATGAGTGTCATCGTTGGCCGGGCCCTGCCCGATGTGCGAGATGGCCTCAAGCCCGTTCACCGGCGGGTATTGTTCGCCATGAGCGAACTCAGCAACGACTGGAACAAGGGCTATAAAAAGTCGGCCCGTGTGGTCGGTGATGTAATCGGTAAGTACCACCCCCACGGCGACTCGGCGGTGTACGACACCATCGTTCGGATGGCCCAGCCATTCTCTCTGCGCTACATGCTGGTTGATGGTCAGGGTAACTTCGGCTCCATCGATGGCGACAATGCGGCGGCAATGCGTTACACCGAAATCCGCATGCAAAAGCTGTCCCACGAGCTGTTGGCCGATCTGGAAAAGGAAACCGTTGACTGGGTGCCCAACTACGACGGCACCGAACAAATTCCGGCGGTGCTGCCCACCAAGGTGCCCAACCTGCTTATTAACGGCTCTTCGGGCATCGCGGTGGGGATGGCGACCAATATCCCGCCCCATAATCTGGCGGAAGTGGTCAATGCCTGTTTGGCGGTGTTGGACAATCCTGATATTACCGTCGAAGAGTTGATGGAATTTGTGCCGGGGCCGGATTTTCCCACTGCCGCGATTATTAATGGCCGCGCTGGCATTGTGGAAGCATATAAAACTGGGCGTGGGCGCATTTATGTGCGTGCCCGTGCCGAGGTCATCAGCAACGAGAAGACCAACAAAGACACGATCATCATTACCGAGCTGCCTTATCAGGTGAACAAGGCGCGCTTGATTGAGAAGATCGCCGAGCTGGTAAAAGAAAAGAAAATAGAGGGCATTTCTGAGCTGCGCGACGAGTCGGATAAAGATGGTCTGCGGGTCGTGGTAGAGATGAAGCGGGGCGAGAGCGGTGAGGTGGTGCTGAATAACCTCTACGCCCAGACCCAGCTGCAGAATGTCTTCGGCATCAATATTGTTGCTCTGGTGGATAATCAGCCGCGCATCCTCAATTTGAAGGAGCTGCTGGATTACTTTATCCGTCACCGCCGTGAAGTGGTTACCCGGCGCACGGTTTACCTGCTGCGCAAAGCCCGGGAGCGGGGACATGTGCTGGAAGGCCTGGCGGTGGCCATTGCCAACATCGACGAGATTATCGCCACCATCAAAGCGTCTGCTACCACCCAGGATGCCCGGGATAACCTGATCGGGCGTCCCTGGGAGTTGGGCAGCGTCAGCGCCATGCTCGAACGGGCGGGTGAGAGCGCCTGCCGCCCGGATGATCTTGAAGAAGGGCTCGGTGTTCGCGACGGCAAATATTATCTGTCGGCGGCCCAGGTGCAGGCCATCTTGGATTTGCGCCTGCAGAAACTGACTGGCCTTGAACACGAAAAGCTGTTGGAAGAGTACAAGCTCAAGCTGGACGAGATAGCCGAATACCTGAATATTCTAGGCGACCACACCGCTTTGTTGGCGGTGATTCGCGGTGAGCTGCAACAGGTTGTGGCTGACTTTGGCGATGACCGTCGCACCGAAATTGTGGCTTCCCAGCTGGATCTGACCCACGAAGACCTGATTCCCGAAGAGGATCGGGTAGTGACCATTTCCCACGGCGGCTATGCCAAATCCCAGCCTCTGGATTCCTACGCAGCGCAGCGTCGCGGCGGCATGGGTAAGTCGGCAACCGCTGTAAAAGAAGAGGATTTTGTCGAGCACCTACTGGTTGCCAACACCCACGACACCATTTTGTGCTTCAGCAATATCGGCAAGGTGTACTGGCTCAAGGTGTATCAGATTCCGGTCGCAGGGCGCAATTCCCGGGGGCGGCCGATGATCAACTTGCTGCCGCTGGATGACGGTGAGCGCATCACCTCGATTCTGCCGGTGCACGAATATACCGAAGGCTACTTCATCTTTATGGCCACCGAGCAGGGCACCGTGAAAAAGACGCCTCTGGAGGCCTTCTCGCGGCCGCGCAGTGTGGGGCTTCGCGCTCTTGAGCTCGACGAGGGCGATGTACTGATTGGGACCGCCATTACGGATGGCAAAGACGATGTCGTGTTGCTCACCAGCGCCGGCAAGGCTGCCCGCTTCCAGGAGGGTGATGTTCGCGCCATGGGCCGGACTGCTCGGGGTGTGCGCGGCGTACGGATGGATGACGGCCAGAAAGTGATCGCCATGTTGATCCCGAAAGAGGGTGGCAGGGTACTCACCGTTTCTGAAAATGGCTACGGCAAGCGCACGTCGGTGGAAGATTTCCCCTGTAAAGGCCGGGGGAGTCGCGGTGTTATCGCGATGGCAATTACCGAGCGCAACGGCGACCTGGTGGGCGCGGTGCAGGTGTTCGACGGCGATGATCTCATGCTGATCACCGATCAGGGCACACTGGTAAGAACCCGCACGGACGAAATTTCCTTGCTGGGTCGCAACACCCAGGGGGTTCGGGTAATCCGTCTGCGGGAAGATGAGCACCTGGTGGGGGTTCAGCGCGTCGCCGAAGATGATGTGGTGGCCGAGGTTGACGGCGATGCGGGCGGTGATGGTGAGTCCGCCGTGACTGCGCCGACCGATGCCGGCGATGGTGATGCCGCACCGACCAGTGATGCCTGA